The DNA region TCCTGGCTCAGTATGACTTATCATCTTATTGTCTATGGCGCTGAGCTAAACcagcagacactgagacagagcaCAAGTGAATTACAGGATAAAAGGGCTCAGCTCCAGACCCGTTGTGTTTTCCACTTATCTGTCTGgccggagaggagaggagaggagaggagaggagaggagaggagaggagaggagaggagaggagaggagaggagaggagaggaaaagatgctgaagaggaggggagTAGAGAGCGAGGAGAAGAGCAGATTTGTCGTCTTATTGTTCTGGAGGAAGCTGACGCACACCCAGCGAAGAGTTGAATGGCTCTTAGAGCTCAGCACAGCAGTGGGGAAATGGGGCATGAACACTGATGAGAGAATAGGCCATTCTTAGCATGACCCAAATCGGCAACCTTTTCCCAACcacttatttttcttctttctctgtgtcccCCTCTGTTCATATCTCCTtcttccccctttctctcctgctcctgtcttttttctcctcataGATCTGGGATAAGCAGTCTCTGGAGTGTCTGAAGATACTGACCGGTCACACAGGctcagtgttgtgtctgcagtACGATGAGAGGGTCATTGTCACCGGCTCTTCTGACTCAACTGTCAGGTATGAAACATCTTGTCACAGAAGGAACACACTGTGTTTTGGAGTAGGACCCGAACCCGTGCCAGCAGGCTCATAATTGATTGAAATCCCAGTAGAGAAAGTTGTTACTTGCTGATAATTAGGCTGCACGTGTGGACAACTTAATGGGATTTATTGCATAAGTGTGCTTAAATTAAATGTCAGGCATTTATTTAGATTTACTTATCTTTAACTTTGTCAACATaatgagagaaaaagcagatttATAAGTAATACATGCATTAACCTCAGAAATGATAGATGCTGTGTAGTCATCAGGAAAACTGATGCAGCTTCTCTGATACTCGGGTGTATCAGTAAAGACAAACTAACACAAACATCAGTGCAGAAGCCCAGAAATACATGAGATTCTTGTTTCGTGTATGGAAGTGAACAGAAGCTGAGGCTGAATAGTTGATTTTAAAAGCTAGAGCGTGGGCGTCATGCAACAAATGTGTTCCTGCAGCACTAACTGAAAGGAATGCTTCACACTGGAGATCAGGTTAGGTCAGATACACGAGGATATGAGTAAATGATAATAAACCATGCATACTAAGAATAAATAGATTGTTGATTATACATTATTATATCACTGTGCTGGTAACAGCCGGGGCCAGATGAGGTATGTTTTTGGGTTGTCTGAGCATACGTACTTATCCGCCCCATGAACACAACATCTCAGGAATGctttgagggaatttcttcacaCTTGGCACAAACGCGCACTTagactgatgaactgattagatttggGTGGTCGAAGGTCAAGgtccaaatacaaatgtgtgaaaaagtTTCACATCCAGAAAGTGAAAGGTCAGTTTTTCAGTTATTGATCAGAAACAGAAAGGGAGCTTGTGACATATTTCTCATTTGGTCAGacactgaattggtgacactaatgtTGGGTGTCCTTGAAActgttctgtgctgctgggttgaagatgtgtgtgaagcatccaactttttacagtgtgtagCTTTTTTATAGCATGCATATTTGAGGCGTTGTAGTCCACCATAGGCTCATcggttttgctgatattgagcttcaggtgattgttgttgcatcGATGTCTGGACAGACACAGATGTAAAATACAACTGAACTGTTCGATCATTGCAAAACAAACACGTTGAGTGCAGTTGATTTAACCAATGTCAATttgggaaagaaaacagaaaattaatttcaACATCATTTGACTAATAACATTTCTATAAAATGGACCATATTGCAACCATCACATGGAacataaaatatgttttgcttCATAATGAGCAGGATTTAGTATCATTGCAAGAGGGTGCATATATTTAAAGAgcttatatgtgtgtgtgtgtgtgtgtgtgtgtgtgtgtgtgtgtgtgtgtgtgtgtgtgtgtgtgtgtgtgtgtgttgacacttGTTTGGCTACTGCACACAGAAGCTCAGCATTAATTCTCTTATTACTTCACACTTCAGCCGTACTCGTTGGGCAGTATCCAAGGAAAATGTGACTTCACTTCCTTAGCAACAGCTTGACAGGCACTTTGTTTGTAGGGTTGGTTGTCAGCTTTTCCAGTGTGTTCTGCATTTGACTCTTAAAGCCCAGCGGTGCAGTTCAGTAACATGCTCTTCACAgccgtgtgtgtgagactctcCATTGTAAAGCTAATAAACATAATTCTCATGTCTCCAttgttttccttcttccctTGCTCCCATTACATGCCTTTTCCACTCCCCGTCGTCAACCTTCTTTTCTTTCGCTTTGACCACTCTTCCCACTGCCCCcatctcatttttctttcctacTCACCCCTTCCTatctttttccacttttctcaCCCCCTTTGTCATTTCTTCCCTCCCTTGTCTCACACCCCTCCCCTCTCATTCCACATCCCCATTTTTCCTTCCTGCCCCATTccaccttttcttttcctctctctgtcaccgTAACCCTCATCCTTCGGCCactctgtcatctctctctccttctgattctgttttctcttcctcctgtttctctccatctctctttctgcctctcctcctctgcagggtgTGGGAGGTGACGACGGGCGAGGTACTGAACACACTGATCCACCACAACGAGGCAGTTCTTCACCTGCGCTTCGCCAACGGCTTGATGGTCACCTGCTCCAAGGACCGTTCAATTGCCGTCTGGGACATGGCCTCCCCTACTGACATCAGCCTACGTCGTGTCCTCGTGGGACATCGGGCTGCTGTAAACGTGGTCGACTTTGACGACAAATACATTGTGTCTGCCTCAGGGGACCGCACCATCAAGGTAACGAGCAACCATTCATGTATTCAAACCTGCTGAGACAGAAACGTACCAACTTTCAATGTGAAAGATTGAATAGAGAAAAGTGGACATGAGAAAGTTGTTTGATTGTGAATTGAATGCAGGTCATTGTTTTACAAAACTTTCTGTGTTGCCCCCCTGCCCGCAGGTATGGAGCACTAGCACCTGTGAGTTTGTGCGCACTCTAAATGGTCATAAACGGGGCATTGCCTGTCTACAGTACAGAGATCGTCTGGTGGTCAGCGGCTCGTCTGACAACACAATCCGGTACGTGTGTGAGGTTAAACATGTACGTGTTTTATATATTATGTAATAtttgtatttaaatgttttgttagAATAATACTTGCAGTTTATTTGACATACGAGTTAGACCAAAAATACTTTGAGTACAAGGTCGTTTTTCTTAATTCAGTTCAATGATACAAAGGGCATTGTTTCAAATGCTGTACTTCACTGAAAGCTATATAAGCAGTCGGGACTGTATGTTAGGTTCACCCAGGCTTCTCTTTTTGCAGGTTATGGGACATAGAGTGTGGGGCATGTTTGCGAGTGCTTGAAGGTCACGAGGAGCTGGTGCGCTGCATTCGCTTTGACAACAAAAGGATTGTCAGTGGCGCCTACGACGGGTCAGTCTcgcgcacacatacaaacacaaagcttTGTGCATAGAGACACATTGTGTTCCTGACGTTGGGTCGTGTCAtatttctctctgcagcaaaATCAAGGTGTGGGACCTGCAGGCAGCCCTGGACCCACGAGCCCCCGCCAGCACATTATGTCTGCGCACTCTAGTGGTGAGTATCACGGATTTAGCCTTTAGCCACATGGCTGATGGATGCAGCTCAGGCACAAGTGTCTTAAGCTGCAGTTCTGTCAAAACACTCTTGATGTTGGCCTCACAAATTGATaaacgattaaaaaaaaactcatgcTCCGAACCTCCCTCTCAAAAAacaatgtcattttctttttcacatgaATCTTAACAATCACTAATAGTGCATAATTTCACTTCTTCTGATGTGGATGTTGTCGGTGATTTTAAGAATCATTAAAGAGACAACCACTTGCTTGTTAATTGTGTGTACAgtaagctaaagctaatgctcTTTAATACAATAGTCCTGCAGTGAACCTTATTTTCATGACTGAAAAATGTTCACATCATCGGTCATATCGCTGTTGAATTGTATTGCATTATACTGAGAAGTGTTTCTATGTATGGCATCTGAGGTTGGCCTGGCAACATGTTGTAGAAAGGTAAAACCAAAATCAAAGTTTCAAAATATCCTCTCATATAAACCTGTGGATGAAGTCCTGCCATTCCTGAATTAAAAGATTTTATTTATCAAAAGAAAATTGGTATCAGAAGTGAAGTAACAATCTCGCATTTTCCTCTGGATGGTCGACCTGCACTTTCAGCTGCGTTTCAGTAATGTCACAGACCTCTGTGGCGGCCTGTATGAACAGCACATCATTTCTTAATTCGTTGTGTTTTTAGGAGCACTCTGGCCGCGTGTTCCGCCTCCAGTTCGATGAGTTTCAGATCATCAGCAGTTCTCACGACGACACCATTCTGATTTGGGACTTCCTGAACGTCTCGACCAATGGCCAGTCAGAGGGACGGTCTCCCTCCCGCACCTACACTTACATTTCTAGATAGCAGGTATAAAGACACACGTTCACGTTTAGCTGATCAGATCTTTCACCCTGCATCACACATAATAAATGTGCGTAGTTCAGAGAATGATGCTCGGTCAGTTTGTTTATTGCAGACTCTTCTCTACCCCCCAGGTGGCGCCATCCACCGCACCTTTTCTTGGAGGAGCCCAgggctgattggctgatgggtGCACCCATCACGGAAAAGAGCCcatctcttctccttcctcctcgtCATCTCTCTGTCCACCTCCCACCCCGCCCCccgccacctccacctccctgccTGTTCTGACAGACTCTTGAGCTTGTGCCCATTGCCTGCCAGTACCGTGACATGCACTCacagacacgcgcacacacaggtcAACACTGATGAGGATTCCCTACTACAGAACCAACGCAACTCTCCCAAGAAGTTCACCTTCTACTACTAATTTATGTTTTGTAAAGTACTCTAATGACAGTATTAACGTAGACATTATGTAAGTCACAAGCTCCCCTTTGTCCCCGTGATACAAACTTAAAGCAGCTTCTGCTCCTCAGTTTTCAACCCCTGCCAAAACAGGTTTCCACAGATATGGAATCGCTTatagatatatatttatatatattacacacacatacacatacacatacacacacacacacacacacacacacatacacacacacacacagtggcacagTTGGACAGAGGATGACCGGAGCTGTGATGCGGGAGACAGAGACTCTTTACTCAGCTCCGGGAATGGAGGGAAGGACtggagatggagggagtgaACGAGGGAGAACTGTGCCGGGGATGACTCCCCcgctccctctcactctctctcattctTCCCGGTCTCTCTCCGCCCCCCCCCTCCTTGCTCCCCTTCCCCTCTAACCCCCAGAGATGCACACTCGCTTGGAATATGGGGGCACGCGCACACTCAAGTTtgcgtgagtgtgtttgtgtatgtggacTTGTGAAAcggcagaacagagcagaagcgtcaaacagacagacatgcatgtgAGGCTGCCGTGGATACAGCATCCCGGTacacctctgcttttttttttctctttaactcTTACTTTCTTACtgttttttattactgttattttctcattttatttgagTATTTTGGTTCTTAGTACAAAAATCATACTAAGCGTagtcctctttctctctcttgctctctctctctctctctctctctctctctctctctgtcttttccctcATCCTTTCTTCTAACTTTGACCCTTGTTCATCTGTCCCTTTcactccatctttctctcccccaTCATCTACGTGCTTGCTTTGGTTATGAGAGAAGCTGGAACTCAAGAGCTCAAATTTAGCTGTAAACGGAGTTGTCTTGTCAAAAATTGTGTTgtatattaaaaatgattttttaaagaagaaaatgacCTTATTGTGAATAAAGTACTTGACAGTGGTGGAGTGTTGAGCCAACTGTAACATGAATGAGTGTCtaattgtctgtctgttcttgtcttgtgtgtgtgcgtgggtgtatTTGTGCTTTGGTGCTTCTCTATCTGACATGTCGATACAGCACTTGGTACTTTCAGTCCGTTCCTTTCGTACTTCAGGCGAACAGCATGGAACCTGTGGCTGTCTGTCCTAGAAACAGCTGAGATTTAAGATATTTGGAATTTTATGTGGAATTCCTGATTGttcacagatttttatttttcaaacaattTTAACGTGATCTCGGAAGACCACTGCTTTTTATTGTCCTCCTGAGTGCAACTTGCTCAGTTGACCAACTCATCTGAGAAAACTTCTGCTGACGAAGACGTGATTGAAAGCttgatgctttcatttttttgctcAGACTAGTTGGAGAAAGGAAGTTCACACTCAGCTTGTGCCTGCATGCGCACTTGTATCCTGCTTTTGATCTTATTTGGGGCATGTTGAAATGGAACATGAGAACGCTGGTTGTTCATATGTCTGTGTGATTCTGACAGTATCCAGGTTTCTGATGATCTTTGTACAGCTGTGTCTTAATTTCTCACCCTCCCAGCTGTGTTTTGTAGCAACATTAGTGTGCTAGTATGTATAGCATATCCATGTGTCTCAAAGCTTCGATATGATGTTTACAATAGCAACATGTAACCCAGATACTCCAGATCATAACCAAGATATACCAGTGCGCATGTAAACATtcactgagctctgattggactGTGACAGAACAATTGTGAAGAAGTGATGGAATGTGTGATGTCATAAAGGTTTTTAAATCTGCATCAGTAAAAATTCCCAGAACAGAATACACAAATCTGTCATAGCAGCAGTTCGACATAAATAATCTCTTTTGGGTGAGATGTGAGCCTCATGTATCAACTGTGCTTTCAATATGGATAGCTGCACTTTGGTAGGTCATTTTAAATCATCTTTTAGGCCGTTAACTTTCTATAATGTTGTAAAGAGATGGTGTTTTTTGATGTACATTGGCCTTTAGTTGCTTATATTTTACTTCCAGCAAACTTTCAATCACATGTACTCACTTTATTGGCAGTGTCCCAGTCCTGAGACTTTCATCTGGTAAAATGAATTGAGGCTATATGAAACCTTAATAGAGGCGGTACAAGTGAATAAAAGTTTGTACAGTTCCAGATTAACTTAAGGTCAATTTGCATCAACTAATTTCCATTTTAAAGTCaactttgtttcatttgtaaCCACATTTTATATGTGTTACAAACTCACTGTCATCAGTTTTGATTCCAGTGTGCAGAAACTTATTTTCATAATTGTTACTTGTTACAATGTTGACATGAAGTCACTTAATGTGAAACAAATGTTACTTTGTGATGACACTAGCAGTGTATGAAGGATGGCCACCAGGTGGGAGTATAAACCCAACTATCTCCTGCAGAGCAACGTGTTTATGAGACTTGAGTTCTGGCTGTTTGGCAGTCAAGTTTGGAGTCTAAATAACCTGCTACAGTAGATCACATACTCAGTCTTGTAAACACTAACTGTGAAGGAAGGATGTATGTTTGAGATGCTCAAAGTGGTGCCTTTATAGCAAAGATCCGGCTCTTTAACACGTCTGTCTGTTATTGCACGGTGTGTATTCTCTCAACTCGGAGAAGGAGGGGAGTTGGCCTCCTGACGGGGTTGGTTTTCAAAATTTCTGGGTTTAGTTTAGTATAGTAGAATGTTTCAAATTCTGGGAATAAGTTATGTGGGATGGATTTGTGCTTGGTGGAGCACCATTAGTatatgatgtgtgtatgtgttggatatgggtgtgtgtgcttcctctGGGTCTGTGGGATTTTGGCCCATAATTCCTGCAGCTCTCAGGTCACAGCTCCGTTCTCACGCACATATTTGGCATTCCTTCCCCGACATGATTACCATACACCTTCCACTCTGGGTTTGGCTACGCAGAATATTTCCATCATTCCCGAGTGGAACTGGAGCAACGTTCCAGAAATGAACAACTCACCCCACCACCCCCTACTTGCTCTTCTTTATCCCACCCCCCACACCCCGTTTCCCTTCCACCCCACTGTCTCCTCCTTATACC from Chaetodon trifascialis isolate fChaTrf1 chromosome 5, fChaTrf1.hap1, whole genome shotgun sequence includes:
- the fbxw11a gene encoding F-box and WD repeat domain-containing 11-A isoform X2, which encodes MEPEMEDKTLELMNTSGMESQNLVDDLSPKKNTVLKLTNGPVVGSRKRPSEGNYEKEKEHCIALFDQWSEADQVEFVERLISRMCHYQHGHINSYLKPMLQRDFITALPAQGLDHIAENILSFLDARSLCSAELVCKEWQRVISEGMLWKKLIERMVRTDPLWKGLSERHQWEKYLFKNRTSEVPPNSYYHSLYPKIIQDIETIEANWRCGRHNLQRIQCRSENSKGVYCLQYDDDKIISGLRDNSIKIWDKQSLECLKILTGHTGSVLCLQYDERVIVTGSSDSTVRVWEVTTGEVLNTLIHHNEAVLHLRFANGLMVTCSKDRSIAVWDMASPTDISLRRVLVGHRAAVNVVDFDDKYIVSASGDRTIKVWSTSTCEFVRTLNGHKRGIACLQYRDRLVVSGSSDNTIRLWDIECGACLRVLEGHEELVRCIRFDNKRIVSGAYDGKIKVWDLQAALDPRAPASTLCLRTLVEHSGRVFRLQFDEFQIISSSHDDTILIWDFLNVSTNGQSEGRSPSRTYTYISR